The proteins below are encoded in one region of Girardinichthys multiradiatus isolate DD_20200921_A chromosome 19, DD_fGirMul_XY1, whole genome shotgun sequence:
- the tonsl gene encoding tonsoku-like protein, with product MSSSREIKQLQKAKSKAQASNNLKEEANICNQLGELLSKTGDYEAAIREHQQELTLSEVLNDVIGRAVSNRKIGECYAEMGNIEAALKHQQCHLDLARSVRDHAEEQRALATIGRTFLFRYESDQSKNSLKQAEDSFRKSLAIVDERLGGTVPQREISEMKARLFLNLGLVFDHLGEPKHCSEFIRRSVFIAEKSQLLEDLYRANFNLGNIYFRNGEPSNAVRCLEQAKECARKMKDKFSESECFHCIGKVQLSLGDFVAARRSLKKALLLGSQQPGDKKAVKKAFKYADKGCKLEEELSEDQGSRLSSHQAVELSEQLGDLYCKVGYYSKALDAYRAQLKGAEALGKPARELAVIHVSLAATYTDLRQHSKAVEHYRKELALRQGNSTEECSTWLNIAAAQEESGCVFDDVDSSYSSALSYAQASGQARLQKRALRLWLASQRRRGSSNADETEARLHEVCASEGWNPEGSDGEEDEEEEMDNSETLDDSDIILSDSDDDLEGYDKMVSGRRKTGRWNKRNEKGETSLHRACIDGNLKQVLFLVEQGHPVNPRDYCGWTPLHEACNHGHYDVVAVLLERGANMNDPGGPLCEGVTPLHDALACGNLKVARLLVERGASVTIRNSKGETPMDTLHHWQRTYRRELDEETRQECLCTERLLKKAVAGGVPAAPAAAKPFDALQDSQLFDAENSEPLAATGGSSSSSQDRPRNSKVFEEKRAAASLKRWPSGGSSQRHRARGTEGSVLYGINSSSSDDSDSDNPISPLRPVRPRHTFPAAPSQKDNPINKEPLRPLNSYVENNREAPLPCVFQRDDYHSTIRSLGSAKTLHQGVSQRQLSSTPAVSSSSRSALVPEDEYVADDWLDDDLGEMQPKKKRRLQKEHNEPRREEAASSSAARSQNIHLSSESSCRGSVLNSSSSSRVLTQRNNGSLKPHQVKMTHMPGMVRLGTREVGRSNSPSVTDDEDMRPETPPQMHFRPSAPCSAALPASLPPPIRMRVRVQEDVFLIPVPQSKADSCTVSWLCEQAAQRYYQKCGLLPCLSLQKEGALLSPHDLLLAVLHTNEEVLAEVCSWDLPPLPERYKKACQSLAVDEEKRVTRLCEVQDGSSSVSVCGLSLAPSSLNPLLRALKLQASLTELRLSGNRLSDNILPELVATAVTMPRLQLLDVSANGLTGEGLEKAVDALKGQSQPAFPCLEELDLSLNPLGDTVSESLSCLLSCCPLLSKLSLQACRLTARFLQQHRLLLASALTGLAHLKSVSLSHNALGCTGFEMVLKTLPLQTLTHLDLSAVHKGPADYPALEHLAKLLSQDECSLSHLSLAANGLTDSSVAVLARCLPLCPTLMSLNLSGNPSVTSAGLRSILASMREASRPLTLLNLQGCQVSGPLDSEELEGLSELVQDLRLCSQGLNKLDRDVLKQSWDRSLPDGHFVNRNARFLLSAAAASS from the exons ATGAGCTCCTCACGGGAAATCAAAC AGTTGCAGAaagcaaaaagcaaagctcaGGCCAGCAACAACTTAAAAGAGGAGGCCAACATCTGCAACCAGCTCGGAGAGCTGCTGTCCAAGACTG GTGATTATGAGGCTGCCATCAGGGAACACCAACAGGAGCTGACTCTGTCTGAGGTGCTGAACGACGTGATCGGACGGGCTGTATCAAACCGCAAGATAGGAGAGTGCTACGCAGAGATGGGAAACATCGAAGCCGCTCTGAAG CACCAGCAATGTCACCTGGACCTGGCTCGCTCTGTCAGAGATCATGCAGAGGAGCAGAGAGCTCTGGCCACCATTGGTCGAACCTTCCTGTTCCGATATGAGTCTGATCAATCAAAGAACAGCTTAAAGCAAGCAGAGGATTCTTTCAGGAAGAGCTTGGCTATTGTGGATGAACGATTAGGTG GGACTGTGCCTCAGCGAGAGATCAGTGAGATGAAGGCTCGTCTCTTCCTCAACCTGGGTCTGGTCTTTGACCATCTGGGGGAGCCCAAACACTGCAGCGAGTTTATCCGACGTAGTGTTTTTATCGCTGA GAAGAGCCAGCTGCTGGAGGATCTTTACCGGGCAAACTTTAACCTTGGCAACATCTACTTCCGTAATGGAGAACCCTCCAATGCCGTTCGCTGCTTGGAGCAGGCCAAAGAGTGCGCCAGGAAGATGAAAGACAAGTTCAGTGAGAGCGAGTGCTTCCATTGCATCGGCAAG GTGCAGCTTTCTCTGGGCGATTTCGTAGCAGCCAGACGGTCTCTAAAGAAGGCCCTACTTCTTGGTTCGCAGCAGCCAGGGGACAAAAAGGCTGTGAAGAAAGCTTTCAAATATG CTGATAAGGGCTGTAAGTTAGAGGAAGAGCTGTCAGAAGATCAGGGCAGCAGACTGAGTTCCCATCAGGCTGTGGAGCTGTCTGAGCAGCTGGGGGACCTTTACTGTAAAGTGGGCTACTACAGCAAAGCTCTGGACGCCTATCGGGCTCAG CTAAAGGGTGCTGAAGCTTTGGGCAAGCCTGCACGGGAGCTGGCTGTCATCCATGTGTCCCTGGCTGCGACCTACACAGACCTGAGACAGCACAGCAAAGCAGTGGAGCATTACAGGAAGGAGCTGGCGCTGCGTCAGGGCAACTCCACTGAG GAGTGCAGCACATGGCTGAACATCGCAGCAGCTCAGGAGGAGAGTGGCTGCGTCTTCGACGACGTAGACAGCAGCTACAGTTCGGCTTTAAGCTATGCACAGGCGTCTGGGCAGGCCAGGCTGCAG AAACGAGCACTGCGGCTCTGGCTGGCGTCCCAGAGACGGCGCGGCTCATCGAATGCTGATGAGACCGAGGCGAGGTTGCATGAGGTCTGCGCCTCAGAGGGCTGGAACCCAGAGGGAAGTGATGgtgaggaggatgaagaggaggagatgGACAACAGCGAAACTCTGGATGACAGTGATATCATTTTGTCAGACTCTG atgatgacTTGGAGGGTTATGACAAGATGGTGTCAGGAAGAAGAAAGACAGGAAGG TGGAACAAGAGGAATGAAAAAGGAGAGACGTCTCTCCACAGAGCGTGTATCGATGGAAACCTGAAGCAGGTCCTATTCCTGGTGGAACAG GGTCATCCAGTGAACCCCAGGGACTACTGCGGCTGGACTCCCCTGCACGAGGCCTGCAACCATGGTCACTATG ATGTTGTCGCTGTGTTGCTGGAGCGAGGTGCTAACATGAACGATCCCGGCGGGCCCCTCTGTGAGGGAGTGACCCCGCTGCATGACGCACTCGCTTGTGGAAATCTCAAAGTTGCACGACTGTTGGTGGAAAGGGGGGCTTCTGTCACGATTCGCAACTCCAAG GGTGAGACTCCGATGGATACCCTGCATCACTGGCAGAGGACCTATAGGAGAGAGCTGGACGAGGAGACCAGGCAAGAATGTCTCTGTACAGAAAGACTGCTGAAGAAGGCTGTCGCAGGAGGAG TTCCTGCTGCTCCGGCTGCAGCCAAGCCTTTTGATGCCCTGCAGGACAGCCAGCTGTTCGATGCAGAGAACTCTGAGCCCCTGGCGGCCACTGGAGGGAGCTCTTCCTCCAGCCAGGACAGACCTAGAAACAGCAAGGTCTTTGAGGAGAAACGTGCAGCCGCCAGCCTCAAACGATGGCCGAGCGGTGGCTCATCACAGCGGCACAGAGCCAGAGGGACAGAGGGTTCTGTTTTATATGGG ATTAACAGCAGCAGCTCAGATGATAGTGACTCTGACAATCCGATCAGTCCACTCCGTCCTGTCCGTCCTAGACACACATTTCCAGCAGCTCCGAGTCAAAAGGATAATCCCATAAACAAGGAGCCTCTCAGGCCCCTCAACTCCTATGTGGAAAATAACAGGGAGGCCCCCCTGCCATGTGTTTTTCAACGAGATGATTACCACAGTACCATTCGCAGCTTGGGCAGCGCCAAAACACTCCATCAGGGTGTTTCACAGCGTCAGCTCTCCAGCACACCTGCTGTTTCCTCCAGCAGCAGATCTGCTCTGGTTCCAGAGGACGAGTATGTGGCTGATGACTGGTTGGATGATGATCTGGGAGAAATGCAGCCAAAGAAAAAGAGGAGGCTTCAAAAGGAACACAATGAACCAAGAAGGGAGGAAGCAGCTTCATCTTCGGCTGCTAGAAGTCAGAACATTCATTTGAGCTCAGAATCGTCCTGCAGAG GCTCTGTGTtgaactcctcctcctccagccgTGTTCTCACTCAGAGGAACAACGGCTCACTTAAGCCACATCAGGTCAAAATGACTCACATGCCAGGGATGGTGAGGTTGGGCACACGAGAGGTCGGCAGGTCAAACAGTCCCTCAGTTACAGACGATGAAGACATGAGGCCTGAAACCCCTCCACAGATGCACTTTCGG CCCTCAGCTCCTTGTTCTGCTGCCTTACCAGCATCACTGCCTCCACCAATCAGGATGAGGGTCAGAGTGCAGGAAGACGTGTTCCTCATCCCAGTTCCACAGAG CAAGGCCGACTCCTGCACCGTGTCGTGGCTTTGTGAGCAGGCAGCTCAGCGCTACTACCAGAAATGTGGCCTCCTGCCCTGCCTCTCGCTGCAGAAGGAAGGGGCGTTGCTCTCTCCACACGACCTGCTGCTTGCTGTGCTGCACACCAATGAAGAG GTTCTGGCTGAAGTTTGCTCCTGGGATCTCCCTCCTCTACCTGAGCGCTACAAGAAGGCATGTCAGAGTCTGGCAGTGG ACGAGGAAAAGCGTGTCACCCGGCTGTGTGAGGTCCAGGATGGGAGCTCCTCTGTGTCGGTGTGTGGCCTCAGTTTGGCCCCCTCTTCCCTCAACCCGCTCCTGCGTGCCCTCAAACTTCAGGCCAGCCTCACCGAGCTGCGCCTCTCTGGCAACCGGCTGTCAGACAACATCCTCCCTGAACTGGTCGCCACAGCGGTCACCATGCCCCGCCTCCAGCTGCTTGACGTTTCTGCCAATGGTCTCACAGGGGAAGGGCTGGAGAAGGCTGTCGATGCTCTAAAGGGACAGAGTCAACCTGCATTCCCG TGTCTGGAGGAGCTTGATCTCAGCCTCAACCCTCTCGGAGACACTGTGTCCGAGTCCCTGTCCTGCCTGCTGTCCTGCTGTCCTTTGCTCTCAAAGTTGTCTCTGCAGGCCTGTCGCCTCACAGCCCGTTTCCTTCAGCAACACCGGCTGCTGCTTGCCAGCGCTCTGACTG GACTGGCCCACCTGAAATCTGTGTCCCTGTCCCACAATGCCCTGGGCTGCACTGGCTTTGAGATGGTCCTGAAGACTCTGCCCCTGCAGACTCTAACACATCTGGACCTGTCCGCTGTGCACAAGGGTCCTGCTGATTATCCAGCGCTGGAACATCTCGCCAAGCTCCTGTCTCAG GATGAGTGTTCTCTGAGCCACCTGAGTCTGGCAGCCAATGGACTGACGGACAGCAGTGTAGCTGTCTTAGCCAG ATGCTTGCCTTTATGTCCAACCCTGATGAGTCTGAACCTGTCAGGGAACCCGTCTGTGACCTCGGCGGGCCTCCGCAGCATCCTGGCGTCCATGAGAGAGGCTTCCCGACCCCTGACCCTTCTTAACCTTCAGG